A window from Acidobacteriota bacterium encodes these proteins:
- a CDS encoding DUF1553 domain-containing protein: MHAERGRPVDEPEEIHRPFGAGLCRQVLPHRVRRKPHTQLALPGPRDGRRRHRGRWEGRGHGRRGRSRDEGTSSERHGRAGECSTLNPFPGVDISTPSILLVVLLAGAAACGPSAPTIAGVPEKVDFNFHVRPILSDKCFSCHGPDDRARKGGLSLHTKEGAFAMLPSGHRAVVPGRTGKSELVRRILSTDPAVLMPLPASHLVLSEVEKAILVRWIEQGATWTPHWAFVAPTKPSLPDGEDVSALSNPIDRFVRAGLRNTGLSPSAEASRETLLRRVSMDLTGLPPTLDEIEAFLADTSPRAFETVVDRLLASPAYGERMAVDWLDLARYADSHGYQDDGMRSMSPWRDWVIAAFNRNMPFDQFITWQLAGDLLPNATTEQRLATAFNRNHMQSQEGGIVSEEYRVEYVADRVDTFGTAFLGLTVQCARCHDHKYDPILQKDYFKLFAFFNNVNETGQIPYSGMPSPTVTITTPAADEALATLRAAMAPLEDATRVDRLATGPVFDAWLAHPRGPVTLPRPIVHLPLDAMKQYTFANLASPKRPGVVGNEEERKKKTARVPDVVPGKVGNAVHLVGDSQIDLGGRDQKFGFFERNEPFSFALWMRRDADGIGGPVITRSGAVMNGHRGYELILRPDGTLTAGLHHVAPDNSLEIETLTPLQVGTWYHVAVTYDGSSRAPGLRLFLDGTAANTRLMTDNLTRSIISEPKGDWGGISAIRIGRRGDENLSEVSVDEFKVFPDQLTAVEVAAVAGIDDPLGAVSQRPDGTAALQDHWVRRVAKLGEPDRARLRAMRGEENRLITHLPQVMVMRELPPERQRPTFILARGAYDAPTDRVEADTPSVLPALDPSLPRTRLGLAQWLVAPENPLAARVVVNRAWAMLFGTGLVATPGDFGNQGTLPTHPELLDHLAVTFRESGWDLKTLLREIVMSRTYRQSSAATAKAREIDPANAKLARGPAYRLSAEQIRDGALAASGLLVRTIGGESVYPYQPPGLWEELATRNATTYKQGTGDDLYRRSLYTVWKRSTPPPSAIGFDAAERLLCSVTRQRTSTPLQALVLLNDVQYVEAARVLAERLIVDGGPSPDDRIRRAYRLVTSRDPQPTELAAVRTLYERERARFDADRFAARRLSARGERPPADGLVPAEVAAWTVVASTIMNTDEAVTKR, translated from the coding sequence ATCCACGCCGAGCGTGGCCGCCCAGTCGATGAACCCGAGGAGATCCATCGCCCCTTTGGTGCCGGGCTTTGCCGTCAGGTACTGCCGCATCGAGTACGCCGCAAGCCCCACACGCAGTTGGCTCTTCCCGGACCGCGTGATGGGCGCCGCCGACACCGAGGTCGATGGGAGGGTCGAGGCCACGGCCGCCGTGGCCGAAGCCGAGATGAAGGCACGTCGAGTGAGAGACATGGTCGTGCCGGGGAGTGTAGTACGCTGAACCCGTTTCCGGGAGTCGACATCTCCACACCCTCCATCCTGCTCGTCGTCCTGCTCGCCGGGGCGGCCGCGTGCGGCCCCTCCGCGCCGACCATCGCCGGAGTCCCGGAGAAGGTGGACTTCAATTTCCACGTCCGCCCAATCCTCTCGGACAAGTGCTTCTCCTGCCACGGGCCTGACGACCGCGCCCGCAAGGGCGGCCTGAGCCTGCACACGAAGGAAGGCGCGTTCGCGATGCTCCCGAGCGGTCATCGCGCGGTGGTGCCCGGCAGGACGGGCAAGAGCGAACTGGTGCGGCGCATCCTCAGCACCGACCCCGCGGTGCTGATGCCCCTCCCCGCCTCGCACCTCGTACTCAGTGAGGTCGAGAAGGCGATCCTCGTCCGCTGGATCGAACAGGGTGCGACGTGGACGCCGCACTGGGCCTTCGTCGCGCCCACGAAGCCTTCATTGCCTGACGGCGAGGATGTGTCCGCGCTGTCCAATCCGATCGACAGGTTCGTCCGTGCGGGCCTGCGCAACACGGGTCTGTCCCCGTCTGCAGAAGCCTCGCGCGAGACGCTGCTGCGGCGCGTCTCGATGGATCTCACGGGTCTGCCGCCCACGCTCGACGAGATCGAGGCCTTCCTCGCCGACACGAGTCCTCGCGCCTTCGAGACGGTGGTCGACAGGCTGCTGGCCTCGCCGGCCTACGGCGAGCGCATGGCCGTCGACTGGCTCGACCTGGCCCGCTACGCCGACTCGCACGGCTACCAGGACGATGGGATGCGGTCGATGTCGCCGTGGCGTGACTGGGTGATTGCGGCCTTCAATCGCAACATGCCGTTCGACCAGTTCATCACGTGGCAACTGGCGGGCGACCTGCTGCCGAACGCCACCACCGAACAGCGCCTCGCCACGGCCTTCAACCGCAACCACATGCAGAGCCAGGAAGGCGGCATCGTCTCGGAGGAGTACAGGGTCGAGTACGTGGCCGACCGCGTGGACACGTTCGGGACCGCGTTTCTCGGGCTGACCGTGCAGTGCGCCCGCTGCCACGACCACAAGTACGATCCGATTCTCCAGAAGGACTACTTCAAGCTCTTCGCGTTCTTCAACAACGTGAACGAGACGGGTCAGATCCCGTACTCGGGCATGCCGAGTCCGACAGTCACGATCACCACGCCGGCGGCCGACGAGGCGCTCGCGACGCTGCGCGCGGCGATGGCGCCGCTCGAAGACGCGACGCGCGTCGATCGGCTCGCCACGGGACCGGTGTTCGACGCGTGGCTCGCGCATCCGCGCGGTCCCGTCACACTCCCACGGCCCATCGTCCATCTGCCGCTCGATGCGATGAAGCAGTACACGTTCGCGAACCTGGCCTCGCCGAAGCGGCCCGGCGTGGTGGGCAACGAGGAGGAGCGGAAGAAGAAGACGGCGCGCGTGCCTGACGTGGTGCCGGGCAAAGTCGGCAACGCCGTCCATCTCGTGGGCGACAGCCAGATCGACCTCGGTGGACGCGACCAGAAATTCGGCTTCTTCGAACGTAACGAGCCGTTCTCCTTCGCGCTGTGGATGCGGCGCGACGCCGACGGGATCGGCGGTCCCGTGATCACGCGGTCAGGCGCCGTGATGAACGGCCATCGCGGCTACGAGTTGATCCTGCGACCCGACGGCACGCTCACGGCGGGCCTGCACCACGTGGCGCCCGACAACTCGCTCGAGATCGAGACGCTGACGCCGTTGCAGGTGGGCACCTGGTACCACGTGGCGGTCACCTACGACGGCTCGAGCCGGGCTCCGGGTCTCCGGCTGTTCCTCGACGGCACGGCCGCCAACACGCGCCTGATGACCGACAACCTCACGCGCAGCATCATCAGCGAGCCGAAGGGCGACTGGGGCGGCATCTCCGCGATTCGCATCGGCAGGCGCGGCGACGAGAACCTGTCGGAGGTCTCGGTCGACGAGTTCAAGGTGTTCCCGGATCAACTGACCGCCGTCGAGGTCGCGGCGGTGGCTGGCATTGACGATCCGCTGGGAGCCGTGTCGCAACGGCCGGACGGCACGGCGGCGCTGCAGGATCACTGGGTCCGTCGCGTGGCGAAGCTCGGAGAGCCCGATCGCGCGCGTCTGCGCGCAATGCGCGGAGAAGAGAACCGCCTCATCACGCACCTGCCGCAGGTGATGGTGATGCGCGAACTGCCGCCGGAACGCCAGCGCCCGACGTTCATCCTCGCGCGCGGTGCCTACGACGCGCCGACCGACCGCGTCGAGGCAGACACGCCGTCGGTGTTACCGGCGCTGGATCCCTCGCTTCCGCGCACGCGGCTCGGCTTGGCACAGTGGCTCGTGGCGCCCGAGAACCCGCTGGCGGCACGCGTGGTCGTCAATCGCGCGTGGGCGATGCTGTTCGGCACGGGCCTTGTCGCAACACCCGGAGACTTCGGCAACCAGGGCACGCTGCCCACGCACCCAGAACTGCTCGACCACCTCGCCGTCACGTTCCGCGAGAGCGGATGGGACCTCAAGACACTGCTGCGCGAGATCGTCATGTCTCGGACGTATCGCCAGTCGTCGGCCGCCACGGCGAAGGCCCGCGAGATCGATCCCGCCAATGCGAAACTGGCGCGCGGTCCCGCCTATCGCCTGTCTGCCGAGCAGATCCGCGACGGCGCGCTGGCCGCCAGCGGCCTGCTCGTGCGCACCATCGGCGGCGAGAGCGTCTACCCGTATCAGCCGCCGGGCCTGTGGGAGGAACTCGCGACGCGCAACGCCACGACGTACAAGCAGGGCACGGGCGACGACCTCTACCGCCGCAGCCTGTACACCGTGTGGAAACGCAGCACGCCGCCGCCATCGGCAATCGGCTTCGACGCGGCCGAGCGTCTGCTCTGCTCCGTCACACGGCAGCGCACGAGCACGCCGCTCCAGGCGTTGGTGTTGCTCAACGACGTGCAGTACGTGGAGGCGGCGCGGGTGCTCGCCGAGCGTCTGATCGTCGACGGTGGACCGTCGCCAGACGACCGCATTCGCCGGGCGTATCGCCTCGTCACGAGCCGCGACCCGCAGCCCACTGAACTGGCCGCCGTGAGGACGCTCTACGAACGCGAGCGTGCGAGGTTCGACGCAGACAGGTTCGCGGCGCGCCGGTTGTCGGCCAGGGGCGAACGGCCGCCGGCCGACGGATTGGTCCCCGCGGAGGTGGCCGCGTGGACCGTCGTCGCGAGTACCATCATGAACACCGACGAAGCGGTGACCAAGCGATGA
- a CDS encoding NAD-glutamate dehydrogenase, whose translation MITADPTKRAHLLDEIQRLVTEAAPEGDRELLREFATVVTGELPDAVIFRLPPAALAARIEEYFRFIARTMPPDVQLYRGLPGLHVSVRNADEAEDRAMAGHDGGPHEVTIVETHTPDAPFIFESLTNFFKNEGLRVFSAVHPRLTVRRQWERVVHVGTLADEGSRELFCQFRIERVDRTDRMRRLEHQIFSLLKSVFLAVEDFAAMKASLQAAGGRLRAREGREAVESVDAARALLQWICDDNFVLLGVMRYVPGADGHLQPQDDSALGAFKDRSLLETVFPGLPADIARNVAPAPDDARILDIDYCVDGRAIHHRGPLEDIFIREWNADGSLAGMTLAIGRFAKSAFATRAADIPVLHDKLAYVLANLDVAKNSHAWREARASFNYFPKRELLYARREDLRAIIQQMVNLVGDDEIAVSARQGSGYAAVTVAFSDVRYSPSVEAALGAALQQAFGRILFSEWADLGTTAVIVFYFDASALESPIDTDTVRALTRQVVTTWEDHVAQRLEEAHGTIEGRRLFDKYIRTDTRSGLYRVSTAPGEVPADLARLEALEGRLEMHVLPESSDHATIKLYAPKPLGLSDTLRTLAHLGLPVVEELALPLVLPDNRTGFLERLRVHASPNIIAAVLGAPERLLDALRALHERRATDDALNGLVTSEGLTWRQVEVLRTLRNHLIQVRPSYNADTITSVLLRNSAAAAALLRLFDARFNPVLDGDRDQAVDHADRALRRALQQVGSLLDDEILRGVENLLLAVVRTNAYQKPERPVCSMKVECAKVAGMVSPRPLFEIYVHSPHLEGIHLRGGRVARGGLRWSDRHDDFRTEVLGLMKTQMAKNSIIVPVGSKGGFVLKGVLPARPALDQYLVDRYRQFIAGLLDVTDNIVDGAVVHPPDVVRYDMPDPYLVVAADKGTAHLSDTANAVSAQYGFWLGDAFASGGSHGYDHKVEGITARGAWECVRHHFRNLGRDIQVEPFTMAGIGDMSGDVFGNGSLRSRVTRLVAAFNHQHIFLDPDPDMERSFVERERLFKLPRSTWRDYDASIISEGGGIFDRSAKAIPVSPQVKALLDIDADEVTGEEMIRRILTSRVDLLYNGGIGTYVKASAEDDSQVGDRANDRVRVDACEVRALVVGEGGNLGLTQKARIEYWDRGGLCNTDAIDNSGGVDMSDHEVNIKILLDILVREKVIASKDDRNVVLKEMTDNVSELVLDDNRNQARALSLDGVRSVVEYDAFVDAIDQMIVNRVFSREDHDVPTRDALLSSPQRLRGLPRPLLAVVLAQAKMQAYDITLASSVPDSDAGLPLLTRYFPDLMQARYADAFTKHPLKREIVATVAINHVINHAGITFLPAVAAQTGSAYGPIVQAYIEADAASDASGRRAAILAANGGAESERRELLAIEAELEAAVVSRLS comes from the coding sequence ATGATTACAGCAGACCCCACCAAGCGTGCCCACCTGCTCGACGAAATCCAACGCCTCGTCACCGAGGCCGCGCCAGAGGGTGACAGAGAACTGCTCCGGGAGTTCGCCACGGTCGTGACGGGTGAACTTCCCGACGCCGTCATCTTCCGCCTGCCGCCCGCTGCACTGGCCGCGAGAATCGAAGAGTACTTCAGGTTCATCGCCCGGACGATGCCGCCTGATGTCCAGTTGTATCGGGGATTGCCAGGGCTCCACGTCTCGGTGCGCAACGCCGACGAGGCCGAGGACCGGGCGATGGCGGGACACGACGGCGGCCCGCACGAAGTGACCATCGTCGAGACGCACACGCCGGACGCGCCGTTCATCTTCGAGAGCCTCACGAACTTCTTCAAGAACGAGGGGCTGCGCGTCTTCTCGGCGGTCCATCCGCGGCTCACCGTGCGGCGCCAGTGGGAGCGCGTGGTCCATGTGGGCACGCTCGCCGACGAAGGATCGCGCGAGCTCTTCTGTCAGTTCCGCATCGAGCGCGTGGATCGCACCGATCGGATGCGGCGCCTCGAGCACCAGATCTTCAGCCTGCTGAAGAGCGTGTTCCTCGCCGTGGAGGACTTCGCCGCGATGAAGGCGTCGCTGCAGGCGGCGGGAGGGCGGCTGCGCGCGCGTGAAGGACGGGAGGCGGTCGAGTCCGTCGACGCGGCTCGTGCGCTCCTCCAGTGGATCTGCGACGACAACTTCGTCCTCCTCGGTGTGATGCGCTACGTACCCGGCGCCGACGGGCACCTGCAGCCGCAGGACGACAGCGCACTCGGCGCCTTCAAGGACCGATCGCTCCTCGAAACCGTGTTCCCCGGATTGCCGGCAGACATCGCCCGCAATGTCGCGCCGGCACCTGACGACGCGCGCATCCTGGACATCGACTACTGCGTGGATGGTCGGGCGATTCACCATCGCGGTCCGCTCGAAGACATCTTCATCCGCGAGTGGAACGCTGACGGCTCGCTCGCGGGCATGACGCTGGCCATCGGCCGCTTCGCCAAGAGCGCGTTCGCCACGAGGGCCGCGGACATTCCGGTCCTGCATGACAAGCTCGCCTATGTGCTCGCGAACCTCGACGTGGCGAAGAACTCGCACGCGTGGCGCGAGGCCAGGGCGTCGTTCAACTACTTCCCGAAGCGGGAACTGCTCTACGCGCGGCGCGAGGATCTGCGCGCCATCATCCAGCAGATGGTGAACCTGGTCGGCGACGACGAGATCGCCGTCTCCGCGCGCCAGGGGTCCGGATACGCAGCCGTGACCGTGGCGTTCTCGGACGTCCGCTACTCGCCGTCCGTCGAAGCGGCGCTCGGTGCCGCGCTCCAGCAGGCATTCGGCCGCATCCTCTTCAGCGAGTGGGCCGATCTCGGCACCACGGCGGTGATCGTCTTCTACTTCGATGCGTCGGCGCTCGAGAGCCCCATCGACACCGACACCGTACGCGCGCTCACGCGCCAGGTGGTGACGACGTGGGAGGACCATGTCGCGCAACGCCTGGAGGAGGCGCACGGCACGATCGAAGGCCGTCGTCTCTTCGACAAGTACATCAGGACCGACACGCGCAGCGGCCTGTATCGCGTGTCGACGGCACCCGGGGAGGTGCCCGCCGATCTCGCGCGCCTCGAAGCCCTCGAAGGGCGTCTCGAGATGCACGTCCTTCCCGAGTCGTCCGACCACGCGACGATCAAGCTCTACGCGCCCAAACCGCTCGGCCTCTCGGACACCCTGCGCACCCTCGCCCACCTGGGCCTGCCCGTTGTCGAGGAACTGGCGCTGCCGCTGGTCCTGCCAGACAACCGCACGGGCTTTCTCGAGCGCCTGCGCGTCCACGCGTCGCCGAACATCATCGCGGCGGTACTGGGGGCGCCCGAGCGCCTGCTCGACGCGCTCCGCGCCCTGCACGAACGGCGTGCGACAGACGATGCCCTCAACGGTCTCGTGACGAGCGAAGGCCTCACGTGGCGCCAGGTGGAAGTGCTGCGGACCCTGCGCAACCACTTGATCCAGGTGCGTCCGAGCTACAACGCCGACACGATCACCAGCGTGCTGCTGCGCAACAGTGCCGCCGCCGCGGCGCTGTTGCGGCTCTTCGACGCGCGCTTCAACCCCGTCCTGGACGGCGATCGCGATCAGGCCGTCGATCACGCGGATCGGGCCCTCCGGCGCGCGCTCCAGCAGGTCGGCAGCCTGCTCGACGACGAGATCCTGCGCGGCGTCGAGAACCTGCTGCTCGCCGTCGTGCGCACCAATGCGTACCAGAAGCCCGAGCGCCCCGTGTGCTCGATGAAGGTGGAGTGCGCGAAGGTGGCCGGCATGGTGTCGCCGCGCCCGCTCTTCGAGATCTACGTGCACTCGCCGCACCTCGAAGGCATCCATCTGCGCGGCGGGCGCGTGGCCCGCGGCGGTCTGCGCTGGAGCGACCGCCACGACGACTTCCGGACCGAAGTGCTCGGCCTGATGAAGACGCAGATGGCCAAGAACTCCATCATCGTGCCCGTCGGGTCCAAGGGGGGCTTCGTACTGAAGGGCGTGTTGCCGGCGCGCCCGGCGCTCGATCAGTACCTCGTCGATCGGTATCGCCAGTTCATCGCCGGACTGCTCGACGTCACAGACAACATCGTCGACGGCGCCGTCGTGCATCCGCCGGATGTGGTGCGGTACGACATGCCTGATCCGTACCTCGTGGTGGCGGCCGACAAGGGCACCGCGCACCTGTCGGACACGGCCAACGCGGTGTCGGCGCAGTACGGCTTCTGGCTGGGAGACGCGTTCGCCTCGGGTGGAAGCCATGGCTACGACCACAAGGTGGAGGGCATCACGGCGCGGGGCGCGTGGGAATGCGTGCGCCATCACTTCCGCAATCTCGGGCGCGACATCCAGGTCGAGCCGTTCACGATGGCCGGCATCGGCGACATGTCGGGCGACGTGTTCGGCAACGGGTCGCTGCGCAGCCGTGTGACGAGGCTCGTGGCGGCCTTCAACCACCAGCACATCTTCCTCGACCCCGATCCCGACATGGAGCGGTCGTTCGTCGAGCGCGAGCGGTTGTTCAAGCTGCCGCGATCGACGTGGCGCGACTACGACGCCTCGATCATCAGCGAGGGCGGCGGCATCTTCGACAGGTCGGCCAAGGCGATCCCCGTCTCGCCGCAGGTCAAGGCGCTGCTCGACATCGACGCCGATGAGGTCACGGGCGAGGAGATGATCCGGCGCATCCTCACGTCGCGCGTCGACCTGCTCTACAACGGCGGGATCGGGACGTACGTGAAGGCGAGCGCCGAGGACGACTCGCAGGTCGGCGACCGCGCGAACGACCGCGTGCGCGTCGACGCGTGCGAGGTGCGGGCGCTGGTGGTGGGTGAGGGCGGCAACCTCGGACTCACGCAGAAGGCGCGCATCGAGTACTGGGATCGCGGCGGGTTGTGCAACACGGACGCGATCGACAATTCAGGCGGCGTGGACATGTCGGACCACGAGGTCAACATCAAGATCCTGCTCGACATCCTCGTGCGCGAGAAGGTCATTGCCAGCAAGGACGACCGCAACGTCGTGCTGAAGGAGATGACCGACAACGTCTCCGAACTGGTGCTCGACGACAACAGGAACCAGGCGCGCGCGTTGTCGCTCGACGGCGTGCGCAGCGTGGTGGAGTACGACGCGTTCGTCGACGCGATCGATCAGATGATCGTCAATCGCGTCTTCAGCCGCGAGGACCACGACGTGCCGACGCGCGATGCGTTGCTGTCGAGTCCTCAGCGCCTGCGCGGCCTGCCGCGTCCGCTGCTGGCCGTGGTGCTGGCGCAGGCCAAGATGCAGGCCTACGACATCACGCTTGCCTCGTCGGTGCCGGACAGCGACGCGGGCCTGCCGCTGCTCACACGCTATTTCCCGGATCTGATGCAGGCGCGGTACGCCGATGCCTTCACGAAGCATCCGCTCAAGCGCGAGATCGTCGCGACGGTGGCGATCAACCACGTGATCAACCACGCGGGCATCACGTTCCTGCCGGCCGTGGCGGCGCAGACGGGCAGCGCGTACGGACCGATCGTCCAGGCGTACATCGAGGCCGACGCGGCGAGCGATGCGTCGGGCCGCCGCGCCGCGATCCTCGCGGCCAACGGCGGCGCGGAGTCGGAGCGTCGCGAGTTGCTGGCGATCGAAGCCGAACTCGAAGCCGCGGTCGTCTCGCGCCTCTCGTAG
- a CDS encoding DUF1501 domain-containing protein — MKALEDLKFNATRRHFLSAASLGIGSVALGSLLEPARLFGGQAPAAVAMPGAPASGVVLGATHHVPRARRVIYLFQSGGPSQLDLFDEKPLLRTMNGEELPDSVRKGQRLTGMTAHQKQFPLAGSQFTFARHGQSGAMVSDLMPHTASIVDRLCFVKSMHTEAINHDPAVTFVQTGSQQAGRPSMGSWLSYGLGSDNANLPAFIVLLSRGRQGDQPLYSRLWGSGFLPSQHQGVQFRSGRDPVLYLGNPDGLDAQTRRHMLDTFRQLEEEQHARVLDPEINARIVQYEMAYRMQTSVPEVMDFSDEPQHVIDMYGPDVRKPGTYAANCLLARRLAERDVRFIQLYHQGWDQHGTLPKDIRVMAQSVDQASAALVKDLDQRGLLEDTLVIWGGEFGRTNYSQGKLTKDDYGRDHHPRAFTVWMAGGGIKPGITYGETDEFGYNVVRDAVHVHDFQATLMYLLGVDHEQLTFKHQGRRYRLTDVEGHVVKALLA; from the coding sequence ATGAAAGCCCTCGAGGATCTGAAGTTCAACGCCACGCGCCGGCATTTCCTGTCGGCGGCCAGCCTCGGCATCGGATCGGTGGCCCTCGGATCGCTGCTGGAGCCGGCGCGCCTGTTCGGTGGCCAGGCGCCGGCGGCCGTGGCGATGCCGGGTGCGCCGGCGAGCGGCGTGGTGCTCGGGGCGACGCACCACGTCCCCCGCGCACGTCGCGTGATCTACCTGTTCCAGAGCGGCGGCCCGTCGCAGCTCGATCTCTTCGACGAGAAACCGCTGCTGCGGACGATGAACGGCGAGGAACTGCCCGACTCGGTGCGCAAGGGCCAGCGCCTCACGGGCATGACGGCGCACCAGAAGCAGTTCCCGCTCGCGGGATCGCAGTTCACGTTCGCGCGTCACGGGCAGAGCGGGGCGATGGTCAGCGATCTCATGCCGCACACCGCGTCGATCGTCGATCGCCTGTGCTTCGTGAAGTCGATGCACACCGAAGCGATCAACCACGACCCCGCCGTCACGTTCGTGCAGACGGGATCGCAGCAGGCGGGCCGGCCGTCGATGGGATCGTGGCTGTCGTACGGACTCGGGTCCGACAACGCCAACCTGCCCGCGTTCATCGTGCTGCTGTCGCGCGGACGGCAAGGCGATCAGCCGCTGTACTCGCGGCTCTGGGGCAGCGGCTTCCTGCCGTCGCAGCACCAGGGCGTGCAGTTCAGGAGCGGCAGGGATCCGGTGCTCTATCTCGGCAACCCCGACGGTCTCGACGCCCAGACCCGTCGTCACATGCTCGACACGTTCCGGCAGCTCGAGGAAGAGCAGCACGCACGCGTGCTCGACCCCGAGATCAACGCCCGCATCGTGCAGTACGAGATGGCGTACCGCATGCAGACGTCGGTGCCCGAAGTGATGGACTTCTCGGACGAGCCGCAGCACGTCATCGACATGTACGGGCCGGATGTCAGGAAGCCGGGTACGTACGCCGCCAACTGCCTGCTCGCGCGCCGGCTCGCCGAGCGCGACGTCCGCTTCATCCAGCTCTATCACCAGGGCTGGGACCAGCACGGCACGCTGCCGAAGGACATCCGTGTGATGGCGCAGTCCGTGGATCAGGCGTCGGCGGCGCTGGTGAAGGATCTCGACCAGCGGGGGCTGCTCGAAGACACGCTCGTCATCTGGGGCGGCGAGTTCGGCCGCACGAACTACTCGCAGGGCAAGCTCACAAAGGACGACTACGGCCGCGATCACCACCCGCGCGCGTTCACGGTGTGGATGGCGGGGGGCGGCATCAAGCCAGGCATCACGTACGGAGAGACCGACGAGTTCGGCTACAACGTCGTGCGCGACGCGGTGCACGTCCACGACTTCCAGGCGACGCTCATGTACCTGCTCGGCGTGGATCACGAGCAGCTCACGTTCAAGCACCAGGGCCGGCGCTACCGCCTCACCGACGTGGAAGGCCACGTCGTGAAGGCGCTGTTGGCGTAA
- a CDS encoding ribonuclease inhibitor, which produces MLTDLQPFLGRFHPLIVHLPIGFLLLIAAVELLSRTRRFAGAGLHRVMPVLLGLGAASTLAAIATGLMLASDGGYDEALVGRHQRWAFMLAFALGVACVAAWARARRAQGGTDDDVAPAPPAGVARLYPASLVVVLVLVAGTGHFGGALTHGDGYLTEHMPALPFFGAPPAEAPTGPVDLSATNVYETLVAPTFTARCVTCHGPSRQAGKLRLDSPESIHAGGESGAVLVPGRAVDSLLVKRVFLPLSDGKVMPPRGHQAPSHAEMSLLRWWIDQGASFDASLAEVDVTPDLEPAIADRTGPIDFTAPAILSVSVPAASPAAIEALRAIALKVEPLRAGSSLLMVEAPPAARAFDDGALATLEPLAEQIAWLDLGGTQVTDEGLTRVLPKLVNLWRLTLARTAVTDAGLAPLRSLQRLEAVNLYATSITDAGLRSLDSLPRLRAVYAWQTRVTPQGADALRQALPRVQVNLGDPATTVP; this is translated from the coding sequence GTGCTCACGGATTTGCAGCCGTTCCTGGGGCGGTTCCATCCCCTGATCGTCCACCTGCCGATCGGCTTCCTCCTGCTGATCGCCGCCGTGGAACTCCTCTCGCGCACGCGCCGGTTCGCCGGTGCCGGCCTGCACAGGGTCATGCCCGTCCTGCTCGGCCTCGGTGCGGCCAGCACGCTGGCCGCGATCGCCACGGGCCTGATGCTGGCATCGGATGGCGGGTACGACGAGGCGCTCGTCGGGCGGCACCAGCGATGGGCCTTCATGCTGGCGTTCGCGCTGGGCGTGGCATGTGTGGCCGCGTGGGCGCGCGCGCGGCGGGCGCAGGGTGGAACCGACGATGACGTCGCACCGGCGCCGCCTGCCGGCGTGGCGCGCCTCTATCCCGCGTCGCTGGTGGTGGTGCTCGTGCTCGTCGCGGGCACCGGACACTTCGGCGGCGCACTCACGCACGGCGACGGCTATCTCACCGAGCACATGCCGGCGCTGCCCTTCTTCGGCGCGCCGCCAGCCGAGGCTCCGACAGGGCCCGTCGACCTGAGCGCAACCAACGTGTACGAGACGCTCGTCGCGCCGACGTTCACCGCGCGTTGCGTGACGTGCCATGGGCCGTCGCGCCAGGCAGGCAAACTGCGGCTCGATTCACCAGAGTCGATACACGCGGGCGGCGAGTCGGGCGCGGTGCTCGTGCCCGGGCGTGCGGTGGACAGCCTGCTCGTCAAGCGCGTCTTCCTGCCGCTCTCGGACGGGAAGGTGATGCCGCCGCGCGGCCATCAGGCACCGTCGCACGCGGAGATGTCGCTGCTGCGCTGGTGGATCGATCAGGGGGCGTCGTTCGACGCCTCGCTGGCCGAGGTCGACGTCACGCCCGACCTCGAGCCCGCCATCGCCGACCGCACGGGTCCCATCGACTTCACGGCGCCGGCCATCCTGTCTGTCAGCGTCCCGGCGGCTTCGCCGGCAGCCATCGAGGCCTTGCGCGCCATCGCATTGAAGGTGGAACCGCTGCGTGCAGGCTCGTCGCTGCTGATGGTGGAAGCACCGCCTGCCGCACGAGCGTTCGACGATGGGGCGTTGGCGACGCTGGAACCGCTGGCCGAGCAGATCGCGTGGCTCGATCTCGGCGGCACGCAGGTGACAGACGAGGGACTCACGCGCGTGCTCCCGAAACTCGTGAACCTCTGGCGCCTCACGCTCGCGCGTACGGCAGTCACCGACGCGGGCCTTGCGCCGCTCCGGTCGCTGCAGCGCCTCGAAGCCGTCAACCTCTACGCGACGTCGATCACCGACGCGGGATTGCGATCGCTCGACAGCCTCCCCCGCCTTCGCGCCGTGTACGCGTGGCAGACGCGTGTCACGCCGCAGGGTGCCGACGCGCTGCGGCAAGCCCTCCCCCGCGTCCAGGTGAACCTCGGCGACCCAGCCACCACGGTTCCCTGA